One genomic segment of Procambarus clarkii isolate CNS0578487 chromosome 34, FALCON_Pclarkii_2.0, whole genome shotgun sequence includes these proteins:
- the LOC138371063 gene encoding uncharacterized protein has product MGGCRCSDYSKRQDAQVVQHCAPVTPEYFVYRNTLYRVPPVSVAPGVPPVSAAPGVPPVSAAPGVPPVSAAPGVPPVSAAPGVPPVSAAPGVPPVSAAPGVPPVSAAPGVPPVSAAPGVPPVSAAPGVPPVSAAPGVPPVSAAPGVPPVSAAPGVPPVSAAPGVPPVSAAPGVPPVSAAPVGGDPLKGMDWKPQHD; this is encoded by the exons atGGGAGGTTGTCGGTGTAGCGACTATTCCAAGCGGCAGGACGCACAAGTTGTACAGCATTGTGCACCAGTCACCCCGGAGTACTTCGTCTACAGGAATACTTTGTATC GAGTGCCACCTGTGTCTGTCGCCCCGGGAGTGCCACCTGTGTCTGCCGCCCCGGGAGTGCCACCTGTGTCTGCCGCCCCGGGAGTGCCACCTGTGTCTGCCGCCCCGGGAGTGCCACCTGTGTCTGCCGCCCCAGGAGTGCCACCTGTGTCTGCCGCCCCGGGAGTGCCACCTGTTTCTGCCGCCCCGGGAGTGCCACCTGTGTCTGCCGCCCCGGGAGTGCCACCTGTGTCTGCCGCCCCGGGAGTGCCACCTGTGTCTGCCGCCCCGGGAGTGCCACCTGTGTCTGCCGCCCCGGGAGTGCCACCTGTGTCTGCCGCCCCGGGAGTGCCACCTGTGTCTGCCGCCCCGGGAGTGCCACCTGTGTCTGCCGCCCCGGGAGTGCCACCTGTGTCTGCCGCCCCGGGAGTGCCACCTGTGTCTGCCGCTCCTGTGGGAGGAGATCCTCTCAAAGGAATGGATTGGAAACCACAACATGATTAG